The segment GCCGATCACCTGATCGGCCACTTCGTCGACCAGGCCCGCCGGTCCGGTGCATCGTGGACGGAGATCGGCAGGAGCATGGGGGTCACCAAGCAGGCCGCGCAGAAGCGGTTCGTGGCCAAGGGCGAGCCGATCACGCTCGATCCGCAGGAGGGCTTCCGCCGGTTTACGCCTCGCGCGCGGGCGGTCGTGATGGAGTCCATGGAGGCCGCGCGCGCCGCCGGCAACGTCTTCATCAGCCCGGTCCACGTCGTGCTCGGCCTGCTGACCGAGCCCGAGGCGCTGGCCGCCAAGGCGATCATCGACCAGGGTGTACCCTGGATCGGGTCCGGGAGGCGGCCAAGGCGGCGCTGCCCACGGGCGGTGCGCCGGTCGAGGGTCTGATCCCCTACGACGCCGACGCGAAGAAGGTCATGGAGCTGACCTTCCGGGAGGCATTGCGGCTCGGGCACAACTACATCGGCACCGAGCACATCCTGCTGGCGCTGCTCGAGCAGGAAAACGGCAGTGGCCTCTTCGCCGACCTCGGCATCGGCAAGGAGGGGACCGAGGAGGAGATCGTTCGCTTCCTGGACGCGGCGCAGCGCGCGAAGGGATAGCCAGGGGCGCCCGAGACCGTGGCGCCGCCTGCCAGGATGCCGTTATGGCGTATGACGAGGATCTTGCCGATCGGGTGCGGGAGCTGGTCGGGCGGGAGACCAGGCTCGACGAGAAGCGCATGTTCGGCGGCCTGGCGTTCATGGTGGGCGGCAACATGGCGGTGGTCGTGCGGGGCAAGGGCGGGCTCATGGTGCGGGTCGACCCGGCCGAGTCGGAGGCCCTTCAGGCGCGGCCGGGCGTCGAGGCGATGGTCATGCGGGGCCGTGAGATGGCGGGCTGGCTCGTCGTGGAGCCGGCGCGGCTCGCGCGGGACGCCGACCTGAAGCAGTGGGTCGACCGCGGCTGCGCCTACGCCAGGACGCTGCCCACGAAGTGAGCCAGCAGCGCCACGCTGACCTCACGGTCAGCGCAGCGGGCTGTACGCGGTCAGGAAGCGGTCGCGGAAGGTGTCCATCCGCCACACGGGGGCGTCCTTGCTCGGCTTGATGCCCTGCTCCCACTGCCAGCCGGAGATCCGGTCCAGCACACCGCGGTCGCGCGTGACGATCGAGATCGGCACGTCGTGCGTGGCGCCCTTGCCGGTGAGCAGCGGCGCCGGCTGGTGGTCGCCGAGGAAGATCAGCACGAGGTTGTCGTCGCCGTGCCGCTCGACGTACGAGGTGAGCGCGGTCAGCGAGTACTGGATCGACTGCCGGTAGTGCGCGCGGGTCTTGTCGCCGTCGCGCCACACCTCCTCCGGCGACTCGCCCTCCTTGGCCATCGGGCCGAAGACGGAGCCGTCGCCGACGTTGTTCCAGTCGATCATCCGGGGGAGCGGGGCCCATGGCGCGTGGCTGGAGGTGAGCGGCATCTCCGCCATCAGCGGCCCTCGGCCCGCCCGGCCCCGCTCCAGCCGCTCGAACGCGGTCAGCGTGTACTGGTCAGGCATCGTGGCCAGCGCGAACGCCGGACCCTGGTACCCCATGCTCTTGGCGTCGTAGATCTGGTCGTACCCGTAGAAACGCCCCTCTGGCCAGGCCTGCGTCACGCCGGGCATGATGCCGACCGTCCGCCAGCTGGCCCGGCTGAAGGCGCTGCTGAGCGTGAGGCGGTCGCTGGAGACGAGCGTGTTGTACCGCTTCTGGTTGTCGATCCAGAGCCCGGAGTTGAGCGTCGCGTGCGCCAACCAGCTGCCGCCGCCCGCCGTCGACGAGGTCAGAAACGCGCTGCGGGAGTCGAAGCCGGCCGCGGCGAGCCGGCGGTTGCCGTCGTCGAGCGCCGAGCCGACCTGCGCCGCGTAGAGCGGGTCCTCGATCGCGTCACGGCCGTAGCTCTCGATGAACGTGAGCAGCACGTCCTTGCCGCGCAGCGCGGTGAGCAGCCGCTCGCCCGGCGTGTTCCGGAAGACGTCAACCTTCGCCTCGCCCTCGAACATCTCCTGGTCGCGCAGGCTCGTGCGGATCTGGGCCGCGTGACCCTTGGCGATCGCGGCCGTGTCGGTGGCCGCGAGCGGCGCGTCGGAGACCACCTGGGCGCCGAGCGCGGCGCAGACGAACCAGGCCAGCACCAGCGCGGCGGTGGCCCGCGTGGCGGTCTGCCGGTGCGTCACGAGCTGGCGGGTCGTGCGCAGCATGGCGAGCGTCATCAGGACGATCAGGGCGACGACCAGCAGAACCACACCGATGACCGCGCCGATCGCGCCGGCCTTGCCGACGGCCTGGGTGAGGAACACGTACGCCGGGTCGAAGAGGGTCGTGTCGAACACCGGGTCGAAAGGTCGGTCAAGGACCGAGTAGAAGCCCATGTCGACGGCCTTCAGGACCGTGACCAGGGCGAGGCCGGCGCCGGCGAGGATCGCCAGCACGCGCCGCGGGCGCGCCGGAAGGGCCAGCAGCACGGCGATGCCCACGACGGCCTCGACCGGGATCCGCAGGAACGTCCAGGGTGTGATCTTGGCGAGCTCGTTGGGCAGCAGGAGCGCGCCGATTACCAGTAGCCAGGCCATTACGGTGGCGACACGCCCCGCGACGGGGCGGATGCGCGCGAGCCGCTGCGGCCTGGCGGGCTCCTCCCGCGGGGCCGCCGGCGCGGCCGGCTCTGCGAGGGGCGTCAAGGTCCGCACGACAACTAGAACGACCATTTCACGAGATCAGTTCAAACCCGTCCGACCAGGGTATGGCGGAACGATGACTGACGCGGACAAGACGCCCATCGGGGATCCCGACGACGTCGACGGGGACTTCGCTGAGGAGCACGCCTCACTGACGCTCGCGGACGAGGACGAAGGCGGCCCGGAGGGCGAGGCCGAGCCGGAGTCGCCAAAAGGGTATGCCGGCACGGACTGAGATTCCGGTAAATTTACGGAACCTGTGTACCCGGGAGGTTTCGTGAGCACCGATGAGCTGGCCGGTGTCCATCCGGCGTGGTTGCCACCGAGGGCGTTCCGGGCGATCGCCGCGCGCCGGGTGGCCGTCCACGGCACGGGCCCGCTGGCCGACACGGTGCGGGAGGAGGCGGTCCGGGCCGGCGCCACCCTCGCCGAGGACGCGGAGCTCGTCTTCAAGCTCACCGGCGACCGCGCGCCGCTCGGCGACGAGGGCTTCGCGATCTCCCGCGCCGGCGGCGTGACGCTGGTGCTGGCGGACGCGCCCGCCGGCCTGCTCCACGGCTTCTTCCACGTCGTGCGGCTGGGCGAGGCGGCCTTCACCGGCGAGCGGCCGGTGGAGCGGCACGTGCCCGCGATGCGGCGGCGGATGCTGGACCACTGGGACAACCTCGATGTGCATCCGGTGATGGGTCAGGTCGAGCGCGGATACTCGGGCGGCTCGATCTTCTGGGAGGCCGGCGCACAGCGCGACCTCGCCCGCGTCCGGGCGTACGCGCGGCTGCTCGCCGCCACCGGGATCAACGCCGTCGCGATCAACAACGTCAACGTGCACCGTGCCGAGGCGCACCTGCTCACCGACCGGGTCGGCGAGGTCGCGGCGGTCGCGGCCGCGTTCCGGCCGTACGGCATCCGCGTGCACCTCTCGGTCAGCTTCGCCTCGCCGGTCGTGCTCGGCGGGCTGCCGACGGCCGACCCGCTCGACCCGGCCGTGCGCGCCTGGTGGGCGGAGACGACCTGGCGGGTGTACGAGGCGATTCCCGACTTCGGCGGCTACGTCGTGAAGGCCGACTCCGAGGGGCAGCCGGGACCGTTCGGGTACGGGCGCAGTCACGCGGACGGCGCCAACCTGCTCGCCGAGGCGCTCGAGCCCTTCGGCGGCGTGGTGCACTGGCGCGCTTTCGTCTACAACCACCGGCAGGACTGGCGGGACCGCTCGACCGACCGGGCACGCGCCGCGTACGACCACTTCGCACCGCTGGACGGCCAGTTCCGGGACAACGCGATCCTCCAGGTCAAGTACGGACCGATCGATTTCCAGACCCGCGAGCCGATCTCCCCGGTGATCGCCGCGATGCCCGCCACCAACGTGGCGGTCGAGCTTCAGGTCACGCAGGAGTACACCGGGCAGCAGCGGCACGCCTGCTACCTCGGTCCGATGTGGAGCGAGGTGCTCCGCTTCCCGCTCGCCGGCCACGTCACGGTGGCCGGGCTCGCCGAGGAGCTCGTCGCGGTCTCCAACGTCGGCGACGACCCCTACTGGACGGGACACCCGCTCGCCCAGGCCAACCTCTACGCCTTCGGCCGGCTTGCCTGGGAACCGTCGCTCGACCCACTGTCCATCCTGGACGAATGGGTGGACCTGACGCTCGGCCCGGACGTGGACCGGGAGGCGCTGCACGGGATCCTGGACGACTCGTGGCGCACCTACGAGTCGTACACGGCGCCGCTGGGTGTGGGCTTCATGGTGCGGCCGGGCCACCACTACGGCCCGGACGTCGACGGGTACGAGTACACGCCGTGGGGCACGTACCACTTCGCCGACCGGGACGGCGTCGGCGTCGACCGTACGCGGGCGACCGGCACCGGCTTCACCGGCCAGTACCCGAAGCCCTGGTCGGACGTGTACGAGTCGGTGGAGCGGTGCCCCGACGAGCTGCTGCTCTTCTTCCACCACGTGCCGTACGGCCACGTGCTGCACAACGGCGCGACGGTGATCCAGCACATCTACGACACCCACTTCGCCGGCGCCGAGCGGGTGGAGGAGATGCGGCGGCTCTGGGACCGGCTCGACGGGCAGGTGGACCCCGCCCTCTTCGAGCGGGTCCGGGAGCGCCTCGACGAGCAGGTGCGCTCCGCGGCGGAGTGGCGCGACCAGATCAACACGTACTTCCACCGCAAGTCGGGGGTGCCGGACGCGAAGGGCCGGCGCATCTACTGACGCAGCACCATCACGCCGCGCGCGTCCA is part of the Phytohabitans houttuyneae genome and harbors:
- a CDS encoding TfoX/Sxy family protein, with protein sequence MAYDEDLADRVRELVGRETRLDEKRMFGGLAFMVGGNMAVVVRGKGGLMVRVDPAESEALQARPGVEAMVMRGREMAGWLVVEPARLARDADLKQWVDRGCAYARTLPTK
- a CDS encoding sulfatase, encoding MTPLAEPAAPAAPREEPARPQRLARIRPVAGRVATVMAWLLVIGALLLPNELAKITPWTFLRIPVEAVVGIAVLLALPARPRRVLAILAGAGLALVTVLKAVDMGFYSVLDRPFDPVFDTTLFDPAYVFLTQAVGKAGAIGAVIGVVLLVVALIVLMTLAMLRTTRQLVTHRQTATRATAALVLAWFVCAALGAQVVSDAPLAATDTAAIAKGHAAQIRTSLRDQEMFEGEAKVDVFRNTPGERLLTALRGKDVLLTFIESYGRDAIEDPLYAAQVGSALDDGNRRLAAAGFDSRSAFLTSSTAGGGSWLAHATLNSGLWIDNQKRYNTLVSSDRLTLSSAFSRASWRTVGIMPGVTQAWPEGRFYGYDQIYDAKSMGYQGPAFALATMPDQYTLTAFERLERGRAGRGPLMAEMPLTSSHAPWAPLPRMIDWNNVGDGSVFGPMAKEGESPEEVWRDGDKTRAHYRQSIQYSLTALTSYVERHGDDNLVLIFLGDHQPAPLLTGKGATHDVPISIVTRDRGVLDRISGWQWEQGIKPSKDAPVWRMDTFRDRFLTAYSPLR
- a CDS encoding alpha-glucuronidase — its product is MSTDELAGVHPAWLPPRAFRAIAARRVAVHGTGPLADTVREEAVRAGATLAEDAELVFKLTGDRAPLGDEGFAISRAGGVTLVLADAPAGLLHGFFHVVRLGEAAFTGERPVERHVPAMRRRMLDHWDNLDVHPVMGQVERGYSGGSIFWEAGAQRDLARVRAYARLLAATGINAVAINNVNVHRAEAHLLTDRVGEVAAVAAAFRPYGIRVHLSVSFASPVVLGGLPTADPLDPAVRAWWAETTWRVYEAIPDFGGYVVKADSEGQPGPFGYGRSHADGANLLAEALEPFGGVVHWRAFVYNHRQDWRDRSTDRARAAYDHFAPLDGQFRDNAILQVKYGPIDFQTREPISPVIAAMPATNVAVELQVTQEYTGQQRHACYLGPMWSEVLRFPLAGHVTVAGLAEELVAVSNVGDDPYWTGHPLAQANLYAFGRLAWEPSLDPLSILDEWVDLTLGPDVDREALHGILDDSWRTYESYTAPLGVGFMVRPGHHYGPDVDGYEYTPWGTYHFADRDGVGVDRTRATGTGFTGQYPKPWSDVYESVERCPDELLLFFHHVPYGHVLHNGATVIQHIYDTHFAGAERVEEMRRLWDRLDGQVDPALFERVRERLDEQVRSAAEWRDQINTYFHRKSGVPDAKGRRIY